In the Longimicrobium terrae genome, one interval contains:
- a CDS encoding protein phosphatase 2C domain-containing protein: MRLRWRAAGATHVGRVRKGNEDSFVMDAERGVFLVADGMGGHAAGEVASGIAANTIGGALRAGVDAAMDADALAQTMIDSFRAADRAILDRVETHPETFGMGTTCTAIVLCTDGTYRMGHVGDSRAYLMRDGMLAQVSRDHTWVQREVDEGRLTPAGARRHHLSHILTRALGADPLDTPEVLAGTLIPGDQLLLCSDGLTGMLTDRDLGRVLAMKMTPEERVARLIRGANVKGGKDNITALLVEIDDVVD, encoded by the coding sequence GTGAGGCTTCGCTGGCGGGCCGCCGGGGCCACGCACGTGGGACGGGTGCGCAAGGGGAACGAGGACAGCTTCGTGATGGATGCCGAACGCGGCGTCTTTCTCGTGGCCGACGGAATGGGCGGGCACGCCGCGGGCGAGGTCGCCAGCGGCATCGCGGCGAACACCATCGGGGGGGCGCTGCGGGCGGGGGTGGATGCCGCGATGGATGCCGACGCCCTCGCGCAGACCATGATCGACTCCTTCCGCGCCGCGGACCGGGCGATTCTGGACCGCGTGGAAACGCACCCGGAAACGTTCGGGATGGGAACCACGTGCACGGCCATCGTCCTGTGCACGGACGGCACGTACCGCATGGGCCATGTGGGCGACAGCCGCGCGTACCTCATGCGCGACGGCATGCTGGCGCAGGTGTCGCGCGACCACACCTGGGTGCAGCGCGAGGTGGACGAGGGGCGGCTGACCCCGGCCGGCGCGCGCCGCCATCACCTGTCGCACATCCTGACGCGCGCGCTGGGCGCCGACCCGCTCGACACGCCGGAGGTGCTGGCCGGCACGCTCATCCCCGGCGACCAGCTTCTGCTGTGCAGCGATGGACTGACGGGGATGTTGACGGACCGCGACCTGGGCCGCGTCCTCGCGATGAAGATGACGCCCGAGGAGCGGGTGGCGCGCCTCATCCGCGGGGCCAACGTCAAGGGCGGCAAGGACAACATCACCGCCCTGCTGGTGGAGATCGACGACGTGGTGGATTGA
- a CDS encoding FHA domain-containing protein, whose translation MSSLVPSGRSGALASLARVAGPLQGEELAVPAPVVTLGRAAACDVVIDDDSVSARHARLEFASGGWSITDLGSVNGTAVEGARLAPEKATPLPYGATVRLGGVQLQFREVEAANVEAARAEYVAPEAPLTLREERKRGGFPVWLAVVILVILAAIAMIVYSMTQGTPVSTGMLRVPIPVLAVAYP comes from the coding sequence ATGTCCAGCCTTGTTCCCTCCGGGCGTTCGGGAGCGCTCGCCAGCCTCGCCCGCGTGGCCGGCCCGCTTCAGGGTGAAGAGCTCGCCGTCCCCGCGCCGGTGGTGACGCTGGGCCGCGCCGCCGCCTGCGACGTGGTCATCGACGACGATTCCGTGTCCGCCCGCCACGCGCGGCTGGAGTTCGCTTCCGGCGGGTGGAGCATCACCGACCTGGGCAGCGTCAACGGCACCGCGGTGGAGGGCGCGCGCCTCGCCCCCGAGAAGGCCACGCCCCTTCCGTACGGCGCCACCGTGCGCCTGGGCGGCGTGCAGTTGCAGTTCCGTGAGGTGGAGGCCGCCAACGTCGAGGCCGCGCGCGCCGAGTACGTGGCGCCCGAGGCGCCGCTCACCCTGCGCGAAGAGCGCAAGCGCGGCGGCTTCCCGGTCTGGCTCGCGGTGGTGATCCTCGTCATCCTGGCCGCCATCGCCATGATCGTGTACTCCATGACGCAGGGCACGCCGGTGAGCACCGGCATGCTCCGCGTGCCCATCCCCGTGCTGGCGGTGGCCTACCCGTGA
- the cax gene encoding calcium/proton exchanger, producing MATTASKPGLFTAANVMNLLLVFVPVAMLMEWVFHSSPAAIFVVACLGIIPLAGQMGHATEEIAERVGEGVGGLLNATFGNAAELIIAIVALRAGLFDLVKASITGSIIGNVLLVFGLSALAGGLKYETQRFNRTAASLGSTLLVLSGVGLVVPAIFHMLVGATAPGAERNLSTEIAVVLMVTYILSLVFTLKTHRHLYMGDAGTDAEVAHGPAKPMGRSIGKLVLATIGVAVMAEFLVGAATETAEALGWSEVFVGVIVVAIIGNAAEHSTAIIMAMKNKMDAAINIAVGSSIQVALFVAPLLVFLSYVIAPQPMDLIFTPLEVLAVGLCVGIMAFCSNDGESHWMEGVQLLAVYVILGIAFYFLPAAATAGAH from the coding sequence TTGGCGACGACCGCGTCCAAACCCGGCCTGTTCACGGCCGCAAACGTGATGAACCTGCTGCTGGTCTTCGTGCCGGTGGCAATGCTGATGGAGTGGGTGTTCCACTCCTCCCCCGCCGCCATCTTCGTGGTGGCCTGCCTGGGCATCATCCCCCTGGCCGGGCAGATGGGCCACGCCACCGAGGAAATCGCCGAGCGCGTGGGCGAAGGCGTGGGCGGCCTGCTGAACGCCACCTTCGGCAACGCGGCGGAGCTCATCATCGCCATCGTGGCGCTGCGGGCCGGCCTGTTCGACCTGGTAAAGGCGTCCATCACCGGATCCATCATCGGCAACGTGCTTCTGGTGTTCGGCCTGAGCGCGCTGGCGGGCGGCCTCAAGTACGAGACGCAGCGCTTCAACCGCACGGCGGCCAGCCTGGGATCCACCCTGCTGGTGCTGAGCGGCGTGGGGCTCGTCGTGCCCGCCATCTTTCACATGCTGGTGGGCGCCACGGCGCCGGGCGCGGAGCGCAACCTGAGCACCGAGATCGCGGTGGTGCTCATGGTGACGTACATCCTGAGCCTGGTGTTCACGCTCAAGACGCACCGCCACCTGTACATGGGCGACGCGGGGACGGATGCCGAGGTGGCGCACGGCCCGGCCAAGCCCATGGGGCGCAGCATCGGCAAGCTGGTGCTGGCCACCATCGGCGTGGCGGTGATGGCGGAGTTCCTGGTGGGCGCGGCCACGGAAACGGCCGAGGCGCTGGGATGGAGCGAGGTGTTCGTGGGCGTGATCGTGGTAGCCATCATCGGCAACGCGGCCGAGCACTCCACCGCCATCATCATGGCGATGAAGAACAAGATGGACGCCGCCATCAACATCGCCGTGGGCTCCAGCATTCAGGTGGCGCTCTTCGTGGCGCCGCTGCTGGTGTTTCTGAGCTACGTGATCGCGCCGCAGCCCATGGACCTCATCTTCACCCCGCTGGAGGTGCTGGCGGTGGGGCTGTGCGTGGGGATCATGGCCTTCTGCAGCAACGACGGCGAAAGCCATTGGATGGAGGGCGTGCAGCTGCTGGCGGTGTACGTGATCCTGGGGATCGCGTTCTACTTCCTCCCCGCCGCCGCCACCGCCGGGGCACACTGA